In Candidatus Rokuibacteriota bacterium, the genomic window CCCTTCTTGAACCCGTCGGCGAGCGAGTGGCCGAACAGGTAGTCCTGGCCGAGGATGTAGAACTTCTTCTCCTTCTTCCGGACCTTGCCGTAGTAGTAGGCGGCGGCCCGGCCGATCTGCTCGGTGGAGAACGACGACATGAAGGAGTAGCGGCTGAAGCTCGTCTCGTCGTACAGCTCATCGGAGAGCGCGGCCGTCGTGTGGGCGATGACCTTGTACTTGTCGGCCACCTGGTTGATGACCTTCATCAGGTGGCTGCCGTCGGTGCCCCAGAGCACGTGCACCTTCTCCTGCAGCACCATGCGCTCGGCGACTTTCTTCGTCTCCGCCGGCTGGGAGGCGTGGTTCGCCTTGATGACCTCGATCTTCTTCCGCTTACCGTCGACCATGATGCCGCCCCGCTTGTTGATGTCGTGGGCGGCCCACTGGACGGAGATGAAGTAGATCTGGCCCACGACCGCGGCCGGGCCGGAGAAGGACGCCACCACCGCGATCTTGATGGTGTCCCCGGTGGGGATGACCGGGTTGTTCGGATCGAAGTCCGACATGTCGGCCATCTTGTCCGAGTCGAAGGCGGCCTTGGCCTGGGCCGCCCGGGCGCCGGGGACTCCGACGAGCAGGAGACACGCGAGGACAACGAGGGCGAGGGCCGTGCGCGGTGGTTTCATCGGGTCCTCCTTGACCGTGTGGGGGTCATCGGCAAGCCGGTTCATACGAGATGCTTCATGATCACGTCGGCCGCCCACGAGATGTCGCACACGAGGGCGCGTTTGGCCGCCTTGCCGTCGCGCTGCCGCAGGGCGGCCACGACGAGGCGGTGGGGATGCTTCGGGTCCTTCGGGACGAAGTGCTCGTGCAGACTCTTCTCGATGACGATCGGCACAACGGCGCCCGCCCGCAGCCAGAGGCTGTCGAGGTGGGCGACGAGCACCGCGGAGCCCCCGGCCCGGTGCACGGCGGCGTGGAAGTCACGGTTGGCCCTCAGCGCGCCGAGCAGGTCCTTGGCCTCGTACGCCTGGTCCATCACGTCGCACAGCCGCTCCAGTTCGCTGATCCCCACCTCGTCGATGCGCCGGGCTGCGCGCTCGGCGGCCAGACCCTCGAGCAGCAACCGCATCGCGGTGATTTCCTCGAACGCGGCGGCGGTGAGGGTCGGCACGGTGAGCGTGCGGTTGGGTCCCGCGATCAGCGCCCCCTCGGCCACCAGGCGGCTCAGGGCGTGCCGGATCGGGGTGGGGCTCACGCCGAGTGCCTGGGCCAGCGCCCGCAGCGTGATGGGCTGACCCGCGGCGAACCGGCCCTCCATCAGCGCGTCACGGATCTGGGCGTGGACACGCTCCTCGAGCGTGTCTCGGGTCAACGGGCTGACGGGCAACGCCTCCATCCGAATCCTCCCCCAAGGGTGCCGGCCACGCGATCGGGCTATGAGTTAGCACGGTGCCAGGTCGATGTCAATGATACGTAATAACGTGTCACAGATCGGCCGGCTGTCGACTGCGAGATTGTTTTCGGAAGCAGAGACGACGAAGCGGTGCTGAAGGCCTGCGGCATCCCGCCCACCCGGATCCGCTTCCGCCACGGCGAGATTCATGCGCTGCTCGACGGGCTTCTTCTCGCCAACAGCTACCATGTGTCCCGCTACAACACGAACACGGGCCGGCTGACCACGGAGATGTTTTGCGAAGTGGTGGCCAGTTTGCTGGCCCCTCGCATCCGGCGGCAACTGCGAAACAGCTGGCGTAGCGCCGCGTCAGGTCGGCCAGCTGCGACGCACCGGATCCTTGCCGTCCCAGTTCTGGGCGGCCGCGCGCACACCGTCAAAAATGCGCTTGCGGGCCGGCGTCAGGTCTGCCATTTCGATCACCGTGCCGGGATGGCCCTCGTTCCAGAAATAGACGAAGCGGCCGCGCGGGCTGTCGCCTTCCTGGCCGATTTCGTAGCCGGTCGCCAGCGCGCGGTCATAGATTTCATCGTACTTGTCCGGCCAGCTCGACCAATGCTGCAACCCCTCATGACCAGCGCGGAGAAAATCCCGATACATGGTAGGCGTGTCGCAGCGCTGCTGGATCAACTCGATCTGCATATCGCCGGAATTGGCCAACGCGATGGACAGATGCACATCGTCATGGCGCGTGCCGCGATAGGTGAAGGCGGTAACCGGCAGCTTGTCGGTGTAGAACCACGGACCCACCCCGCACACTTTCACCCAATGCTGCATCGCCGCCTCGATATCACGCACCACGACACCCATCTGGCGCAGCGGCCCGAACAAGCGGCTCATGGCGTTCCTCCTTGCCATTCGACCTACCGGTAGAACTTTCCGCGCCGACACG contains:
- a CDS encoding VOC family protein, whose product is MSRLFGPLRQMGVVVRDIEAAMQHWVKVCGVGPWFYTDKLPVTAFTYRGTRHDDVHLSIALANSGDMQIELIQQRCDTPTMYRDFLRAGHEGLQHWSSWPDKYDEIYDRALATGYEIGQEGDSPRGRFVYFWNEGHPGTVIEMADLTPARKRIFDGVRAAAQNWDGKDPVRRSWPT
- a CDS encoding GntR family transcriptional regulator translates to MEALPVSPLTRDTLEERVHAQIRDALMEGRFAAGQPITLRALAQALGVSPTPIRHALSRLVAEGALIAGPNRTLTVPTLTAAAFEEITAMRLLLEGLAAERAARRIDEVGISELERLCDVMDQAYEAKDLLGALRANRDFHAAVHRAGGSAVLVAHLDSLWLRAGAVVPIVIEKSLHEHFVPKDPKHPHRLVVAALRQRDGKAAKRALVCDISWAADVIMKHLV